One region of Hoeflea sp. 108 genomic DNA includes:
- a CDS encoding carboxypeptidase M32, protein MSFAKLDELGRKLEALEHALAILGADEATHMAVGGGAKRAEAMSALAGMYHRQATAPEIADWVEAADGEALNAEQQAALGEFRRQYTNMTCLPSEFVERQTAARLRSEQLWRDLRAKNDWAGFQPALEGIVALVREEAALRSDALGLSPYDALMEQYDPGNRTADITPVFADLKAFLKDFVPEALEVQDERNARNPPRALSGIYAIERQRELGLAMMGAVGFDLTHGSLSVSHHPFCGGVPSDVRITTRYKTSDFLSALMGVLHETGHALYEQNLPEAWSHWPLGKARGMAVHESQSLFVEKQLGRNPAFWHWALPLVGQHLGETWSLDEVLPHVHRVERGLIRVDADEVTYPLHVILRYELEQELVAGSLSVADLPEAWDAKMRDYLGLSTIDNPADGPMQDVHWPSGAFGYFPSYTLGAMMAAQQWAAIVQAHPAIDDDIARGHFDTVNDWRRDNIWSQGSRWSTPQLLERATSEKLNAAYFTAHLKKRYGR, encoded by the coding sequence ATGTCCTTCGCCAAGCTCGACGAACTCGGCCGCAAGCTCGAAGCGCTCGAACATGCGCTTGCCATTCTGGGCGCTGACGAGGCCACCCACATGGCGGTTGGTGGCGGCGCCAAGCGGGCGGAGGCCATGTCGGCGCTCGCCGGCATGTACCACCGCCAGGCAACCGCTCCCGAGATCGCCGACTGGGTCGAAGCCGCCGATGGGGAGGCCCTCAACGCCGAGCAGCAGGCAGCTCTTGGTGAATTCCGCCGCCAGTACACCAACATGACCTGCCTTCCGTCCGAATTCGTCGAGCGGCAGACCGCCGCCCGCCTGCGCTCGGAACAGCTTTGGCGCGACCTCAGGGCCAAGAATGACTGGGCCGGCTTCCAGCCAGCACTTGAGGGCATCGTCGCGCTGGTCCGTGAGGAGGCTGCCCTCAGGTCCGATGCGCTCGGGCTATCGCCCTACGACGCACTGATGGAGCAGTACGATCCCGGCAATCGTACAGCCGACATCACACCCGTCTTTGCCGACCTCAAAGCCTTTCTGAAGGACTTTGTCCCGGAGGCGCTGGAAGTTCAGGACGAGCGCAATGCCAGGAACCCGCCGCGTGCCCTGTCGGGCATCTATGCGATCGAGCGCCAGCGCGAACTCGGTCTCGCCATGATGGGGGCGGTCGGCTTTGATCTCACCCATGGCAGCCTGTCGGTGTCGCATCACCCGTTCTGCGGCGGCGTGCCTTCAGATGTGCGTATCACCACGCGCTACAAGACCTCCGACTTCCTGTCGGCCCTGATGGGAGTGCTGCACGAGACCGGCCATGCGCTCTACGAGCAAAATCTGCCCGAGGCGTGGTCGCACTGGCCGCTCGGCAAGGCGCGTGGCATGGCCGTGCACGAAAGCCAGAGCCTGTTCGTGGAAAAGCAGCTCGGCCGCAATCCGGCCTTCTGGCACTGGGCGCTGCCGCTGGTTGGGCAGCATCTCGGCGAGACCTGGTCGCTCGACGAGGTTCTTCCGCACGTTCACCGGGTCGAGCGCGGCCTGATCCGCGTCGACGCAGACGAAGTCACCTATCCGCTGCACGTCATCCTGCGTTACGAGCTGGAGCAGGAACTGGTGGCTGGCAGCCTTTCGGTCGCCGACCTGCCTGAGGCTTGGGACGCCAAGATGCGCGACTATCTCGGCCTGTCCACCATCGACAATCCGGCCGACGGCCCAATGCAGGACGTGCATTGGCCGAGTGGGGCATTCGGCTATTTCCCGTCTTATACGCTGGGCGCGATGATGGCGGCGCAGCAGTGGGCGGCCATCGTCCAGGCGCATCCTGCCATCGACGACGACATCGCCCGCGGTCACTTCGACACGGTCAACGACTGGCGCCGCGACAACATCTGGTCGCAAGGCTCGCGCTGGTCGACGCCCCAACTGCTCGAACGCGCAACCAGCGAAAAGTTGAACGCGGCGTATTTCACGGCTCATTTGAAGAAGCGCTACGGCCGCTGA
- a CDS encoding DUF3857 domain-containing protein has product MTDVDIPDADEARASQVRNGISYLLSDWQGKYRPGGYIGYEREVYKVVDRPGLEQAATINLKFDPARHTIKLNHLRVIRDGVVQDRLGDVTFDVYRQEKDSERGIFDGWLTARIDINDVRVGDVIDYATTTDRQELVGQELFYYRFSTQWDEPVGLIRREIIWPSSRTLTIKDERTSVRPKITPAGDQTRYLWEMSKPEPVKIEDNLPASFAPWGTVQISSTASWRDVADAVVQDYRPVRTFPPAFLAKLDSIAARHEDPRERMVEALRIVQDEVRYISLSMGAGSYLPRDPSTVIASGFGDCKDKTLLLVSALSYLGVKAEAALTDIDEGYGLNRFLPSLRVFDHAIVRAEIGAHVYWLDGTDYLQGGRGGELAEPDFGYALPLESSNGALEKMPAPKLLQPTVTVAEEVSFPAKAGDPLMLKTLTTYYGVDADNMRRKLAGRSIRELGDNYLQYYTRQYPGIRSTAVLKSADDRDRNVVTLSETYELPADALAHGDLIKNFQLRADFDPAEFPKPAAADRVGPIWIGGPMFRRHSVTVKNLKAAFSAEQAKTVVTPNVVLRTSWSSTPTEFVLSWDIKKQEPEVSAEGVRTYLAAVNDILDNTQWAYDFSVEAPAEDEPMSGLEALETMIFASWLLAVLAACIVEQRSFKPRPGQLYWPISPLKFMVMTAVTAGLYVVLWGWRVFRQQNLAYGARYWSFVRGFFLPIFMVQTFVRLNRDLGVRQVAIWLGVAAGLLFLGSELYSILFDRLEDVWLASLRRSVELVVAMIAPLPLVVVINRLNARHPEYLAWSSQFTSWDKVWIVAGVFYLPFIFYFGAT; this is encoded by the coding sequence GTGACGGACGTCGATATCCCAGATGCCGACGAGGCTCGGGCGAGCCAGGTTCGCAACGGTATCTCGTACCTGCTTTCTGATTGGCAGGGGAAGTACCGTCCCGGAGGCTACATCGGATACGAGCGCGAGGTCTATAAGGTGGTCGATCGTCCGGGTCTTGAACAGGCCGCGACGATCAACCTGAAATTTGATCCCGCAAGGCACACGATCAAGCTCAATCATCTGCGCGTAATCCGCGATGGCGTCGTACAAGACAGGCTCGGGGACGTCACTTTCGATGTTTACCGTCAAGAAAAGGATTCTGAACGCGGAATCTTCGACGGTTGGCTGACGGCGCGTATCGACATCAATGACGTGCGCGTAGGGGACGTCATTGACTACGCAACCACGACCGATAGGCAAGAACTCGTTGGTCAGGAGTTGTTTTACTACCGGTTTTCGACGCAGTGGGACGAGCCTGTAGGGCTTATCAGGCGCGAGATCATTTGGCCCTCGTCGCGCACCTTGACGATCAAGGACGAGCGAACCAGCGTAAGGCCAAAGATCACGCCGGCTGGGGACCAGACGCGTTACCTGTGGGAGATGTCCAAGCCAGAGCCGGTCAAGATCGAGGACAATCTGCCTGCCTCATTTGCGCCCTGGGGCACTGTCCAGATTTCGTCCACTGCGAGCTGGCGGGATGTGGCCGATGCGGTTGTTCAGGATTATCGGCCGGTCCGAACCTTTCCGCCGGCTTTCTTGGCAAAGCTCGACAGCATTGCTGCGCGCCATGAAGATCCGCGCGAGCGCATGGTCGAGGCACTGCGTATCGTCCAGGACGAGGTTCGCTACATCAGTCTGTCAATGGGAGCGGGATCATACTTGCCGCGCGATCCCTCCACGGTGATTGCCAGCGGCTTTGGAGATTGCAAGGACAAGACGCTGCTGCTTGTTTCGGCCTTGAGCTACCTCGGGGTGAAAGCCGAAGCCGCGTTGACTGACATCGACGAAGGCTATGGCTTGAATAGGTTTTTGCCGTCATTGCGGGTCTTCGATCATGCGATCGTGCGGGCCGAAATCGGCGCGCACGTCTACTGGCTGGACGGGACGGACTACCTCCAGGGTGGCCGAGGAGGCGAGCTCGCAGAGCCTGACTTTGGATATGCCCTGCCGCTGGAAAGCTCGAACGGTGCTTTGGAGAAGATGCCGGCCCCCAAGCTTCTTCAGCCGACGGTTACTGTCGCAGAGGAGGTCAGCTTTCCGGCAAAAGCGGGTGATCCGCTAATGCTGAAAACACTGACCACCTATTATGGCGTCGATGCCGATAACATGCGGCGCAAGTTGGCAGGGCGATCGATTCGCGAACTCGGCGACAACTATCTTCAATACTACACCCGGCAGTATCCAGGTATTCGCAGTACGGCTGTGTTGAAGTCGGCTGATGACCGTGATCGCAACGTCGTCACCTTGTCGGAAACGTATGAATTGCCCGCAGATGCCTTGGCACACGGTGATCTGATCAAGAATTTCCAGCTTCGCGCGGATTTCGATCCTGCCGAATTTCCCAAGCCGGCCGCGGCTGATCGGGTTGGGCCGATTTGGATTGGCGGCCCCATGTTTCGCCGACACAGCGTGACGGTCAAAAATCTGAAAGCTGCATTTAGCGCCGAACAAGCAAAGACGGTCGTGACCCCCAACGTCGTCTTGCGGACAAGTTGGAGCAGTACGCCAACGGAGTTCGTCCTTAGCTGGGACATCAAGAAGCAGGAACCGGAGGTCTCGGCGGAGGGGGTGCGCACTTATCTGGCCGCGGTAAACGACATCCTCGACAACACCCAGTGGGCGTATGACTTCAGCGTTGAGGCGCCTGCGGAAGACGAGCCCATGTCGGGGCTGGAAGCCCTCGAGACGATGATCTTTGCCTCATGGCTGCTGGCGGTTCTGGCCGCCTGCATTGTCGAGCAGCGCTCATTCAAGCCACGGCCCGGCCAGCTCTACTGGCCTATCTCGCCGCTAAAGTTCATGGTCATGACTGCCGTGACGGCCGGGCTGTACGTCGTGTTGTGGGGATGGCGCGTATTCCGCCAGCAAAATCTGGCATATGGAGCGCGATACTGGTCGTTTGTGCGTGGGTTCTTCCTGCCCATCTTCATGGTACAGACATTTGTCCGTCTCAACCGCGACCTTGGCGTCAGGCAGGTTGCGATCTGGTTGGGAGTTGCGGCCGGCCTGCTGTTCTTGGGCAGTGAACTCTATTCTATATTGTTCGATAGGCTGGAAGATGTCTGGTTGGCCAGTTTGCGCCGGAGCGTCGAACTGGTCGTTGCGATGATTGCGCCCCTGCCTCTGGTGGTCGTTATCAACCGGCTTAACGCGAGGCACCCTGAATATCTGGCCTGGAGTTCCCAGTTTACGAGCTGGGACAAGGTCTGGATTGTTGCGGGCGTGTTCTATCTTCCGTTCATATTCTATTTTGGTGCGACCTAG
- a CDS encoding peptidoglycan -binding protein, with amino-acid sequence MALARGRRGDRRIDYWPGFVDALSTLLLAIMFLLSVFVLAQFLLSREISGKDEVLNRLNSQINELTQLLALEKSNSQDAEDSLANLQASLSAAEAEKSRLEQLLSQGAGAGDAANTRIGELSGQLDNERQVSQRALSQVELLNQQISALRKQIGALEEALNASEARDKESNTKIADLGRRLNVALAQRVQELNRYRSDFFGRLREILSDRENIRIVGDRFVFQSEVLFPTGSEQINDAGRGEMKKLADAIIELQKEIPPEINWVLRVDGHTDNIPLSGTGRYRDNWELSSARATSVVKFLIENGVPANRLVAAGFGEFQPLDPADTAEARSKNRRIELKLTER; translated from the coding sequence TGCCATCATGTTCCTGCTTTCGGTCTTCGTGCTGGCACAATTTCTGCTCAGCCGCGAGATTTCGGGCAAGGACGAGGTACTCAACCGCCTGAACTCGCAGATCAACGAGTTGACGCAGCTGCTTGCCCTGGAGAAGTCCAACTCCCAGGATGCCGAGGATTCGCTGGCCAATCTGCAGGCGTCGTTGTCCGCGGCCGAGGCAGAGAAGAGCCGGTTGGAGCAATTGCTGTCGCAGGGTGCAGGTGCTGGCGACGCCGCCAACACGCGCATCGGCGAGTTGTCGGGTCAACTCGACAACGAACGCCAGGTCAGCCAGCGGGCGCTCAGCCAGGTGGAGCTGCTCAACCAGCAGATTTCTGCCCTGCGCAAGCAGATCGGGGCGCTCGAAGAGGCGCTCAATGCCTCGGAGGCGCGCGACAAGGAATCCAACACCAAGATCGCCGATCTCGGCCGCCGGCTGAATGTGGCGCTTGCCCAGCGCGTGCAGGAGCTCAACCGCTACCGCTCCGACTTCTTCGGCCGCCTGCGCGAGATCCTGTCGGACCGTGAGAACATCCGTATCGTCGGCGACCGCTTTGTCTTCCAGTCGGAAGTGCTGTTTCCGACAGGATCCGAACAGATCAACGATGCCGGCAGGGGCGAGATGAAGAAGCTCGCCGACGCCATCATCGAGTTGCAGAAAGAAATTCCGCCAGAGATCAACTGGGTGCTGCGCGTCGACGGCCACACGGACAACATCCCGCTGTCGGGGACGGGCCGTTATCGCGACAACTGGGAGCTGTCCTCGGCGCGTGCGACCTCGGTGGTCAAGTTCCTGATTGAGAATGGCGTTCCCGCCAATCGTCTCGTTGCGGCCGGTTTCGGCGAGTTCCAGCCACTCGATCCGGCAGATACCGCCGAAGCGCGCTCGAAGAACCGTCGCATCGAGCTCAAGCTTACAGAGCGTTAG
- a CDS encoding DUF1304 domain-containing protein — protein sequence MLGNVLVGLVALIHLYIVYLEMVLWDTPRGHKAFGLKPDFARASKSLAANQGLYNGFLAAGLIWGLWLGDNGYQVRIFFLLCVAIAGLFGAATVGRKTLIVQTVPAVLALAAVWAGW from the coding sequence GTGCTGGGAAATGTGCTTGTCGGGCTGGTGGCGCTCATCCACCTCTACATCGTCTATCTCGAAATGGTGCTGTGGGACACGCCCCGAGGGCATAAGGCCTTCGGCCTCAAGCCCGATTTCGCAAGGGCATCCAAGTCGCTCGCAGCCAATCAGGGGCTCTATAACGGATTCCTGGCTGCCGGGCTGATTTGGGGATTATGGCTTGGCGACAATGGATATCAGGTGAGGATCTTCTTCCTGCTCTGCGTGGCGATCGCCGGACTTTTCGGCGCAGCCACCGTTGGCAGGAAGACCCTCATTGTCCAGACAGTTCCGGCGGTGCTGGCGCTCGCGGCCGTTTGGGCGGGGTGGTAG